A part of Olleya sp. Bg11-27 genomic DNA contains:
- the hisH gene encoding imidazole glycerol phosphate synthase subunit HisH: protein MKLVIIDYGAGNIKSIQFAFKRLGYDAILSNNPEEIKAADKVIFPGVGEASSAMKMLKSSGLDVLIPTLTQPVLGICLGMQLMCKSSEEGNTEGLGIFDVAVKRFDNSVKVPQMGWNTIANLKSDLFKDVKNEAFMYSVHSFYAENCKESIATTTYSIDFASALQHNNFYGVQFHPEKSSTAGEQILKNFIEL from the coding sequence ATGAAACTAGTAATTATAGACTACGGAGCAGGTAATATAAAAAGTATACAATTTGCGTTTAAACGCTTAGGGTATGATGCTATATTATCTAATAATCCAGAAGAAATCAAAGCAGCAGATAAAGTAATTTTCCCTGGTGTTGGAGAGGCGAGTTCAGCAATGAAAATGCTTAAATCAAGTGGTTTGGATGTATTGATTCCGACGTTAACACAACCAGTTTTGGGGATTTGCTTAGGCATGCAATTGATGTGTAAATCCTCTGAAGAAGGAAATACAGAAGGTTTAGGTATTTTTGATGTGGCGGTTAAGCGTTTTGACAACTCAGTTAAAGTCCCGCAAATGGGATGGAATACTATTGCGAATCTAAAGTCTGATTTGTTTAAGGATGTCAAAAATGAAGCGTTTATGTATTCTGTACATAGTTTTTATGCCGAAAACTGTAAAGAAAGTATCGCAACGACTACTTATAGTATAGACTTTGCTTCAGCTTTACAACACAATAATTTTTATGGCGTGCAATTTCACCCTGAAAAGAGTAGTACGGCAGGAGAGCAAATATTAAAGAATTTTATTGAATTGTAA